In Pseudomonas fluorescens, one genomic interval encodes:
- a CDS encoding SlyX family protein, producing the protein MNLEERVTDLESRLAFQDDTIQALNDELVAQQRVIERLQLQMAALLKRQEEMVGQFDSFEEEAPPPHY; encoded by the coding sequence ATGAACCTTGAAGAACGCGTCACCGATCTGGAAAGCCGTCTGGCTTTTCAGGATGACACCATTCAGGCGTTGAACGACGAACTGGTGGCGCAGCAGCGGGTGATCGAGCGCTTGCAACTGCAAATGGCGGCGTTGCTCAAGCGTCAGGAGGAGATGGTCGGGCAGTTCGATTCTTTCGAGGAAGAGGCGCCACCACCGCATTACT
- a CDS encoding HIT family protein gives MFALDSRLQQDTLTIGDFPLCRLLLSNDANYPWFILVPRRDDISELFQLDVADQQQLWQETTALAELLKDLFDADKLNVATLGNVVSQLHMHVIVRKRDDAAWPAPVWGKHPAKPYSAEQVASIRERLRLVLTEHFTFLEG, from the coding sequence GTGTTTGCTTTAGATTCACGACTTCAACAGGACACCCTGACCATCGGCGATTTCCCGCTCTGCCGGCTGCTGCTGTCCAACGATGCCAATTACCCGTGGTTCATCCTGGTGCCTCGTCGCGACGATATCAGCGAGTTGTTTCAGTTGGATGTCGCCGACCAGCAGCAGTTGTGGCAGGAAACCACGGCGCTGGCCGAGTTGCTCAAGGACTTGTTCGATGCCGACAAGCTGAACGTCGCGACGCTGGGCAACGTTGTCAGCCAGTTGCATATGCATGTGATCGTGCGCAAGCGTGACGATGCGGCATGGCCGGCGCCGGTCTGGGGCAAACACCCGGCCAAACCCTACAGCGCCGAGCAGGTCGCGAGCATTCGTGAGCGGCTGCGTCTGGTGCTGACCGAACACTTCACGTTTCTGGAGGGTTGA
- a CDS encoding OprD family porin translates to MRVMKWSMIALAVAAGTSQFAMASSQDDAKGFLEDQSLKLKTRMEYMNRDYKNGAGNVAKKDGTPGFESGYRQDTGVSQLLTYESGFTQGTVGFGLDAMAMGSVKLDGGSGRRGNGLFAIDSDGNEEKSQGKIGGAVKFRVSDTVLKYGQQFVASPVFATDDSRLLPEVATGTLITSKEIKGLELSAGRFTALSKQTGMGRDSIGGLPDENGNGGKGLTSINIFGASYAFTDNFTGALAASDADQYFKKQYINLNYTLPIAEDQSLNFDFNGYKTEGEKRGNLVSAIGDETPDNDTRGVDNKLWSLAAAYSLGAHKFTIAHQRSSGDNAYYYGVDGNSTIFVANSIQISDFVGREERSWQARYDLNMKTYGVPGLSFMTRYVKGDNIKTNGLGEGKENEWNAESKYVIQEGPAKDLSFRLRYAMYRSNGAYSGYASDNNDTRLIVEYPLNIL, encoded by the coding sequence ATGCGCGTGATGAAGTGGAGCATGATCGCCCTGGCTGTTGCAGCAGGCACCTCGCAGTTCGCAATGGCATCTTCGCAGGATGACGCCAAAGGGTTCCTGGAAGACCAGAGTCTGAAACTGAAGACTCGTATGGAATACATGAACCGCGATTACAAAAATGGTGCCGGTAACGTTGCAAAGAAAGACGGCACCCCGGGTTTTGAAAGCGGCTATCGCCAGGACACCGGTGTCAGCCAACTGCTGACCTACGAATCGGGCTTCACTCAAGGCACCGTAGGTTTCGGTCTCGACGCCATGGCCATGGGTTCGGTCAAGCTGGACGGTGGCTCGGGTCGTCGTGGTAACGGCCTGTTCGCGATTGATAGCGACGGCAACGAAGAGAAATCCCAAGGCAAGATCGGCGGCGCTGTCAAATTCCGCGTTTCCGACACTGTGCTGAAATACGGTCAGCAATTCGTTGCCAGCCCGGTCTTCGCCACTGACGACAGCCGTCTGTTGCCAGAAGTGGCTACCGGTACCTTGATCACTTCCAAAGAGATCAAAGGCCTGGAACTGAGCGCAGGTCGCTTCACCGCCCTGAGCAAGCAAACCGGCATGGGCCGCGACAGCATCGGCGGCCTGCCTGATGAGAACGGCAACGGTGGCAAGGGCCTGACCAGCATCAACATCTTCGGCGCCAGCTATGCCTTCACCGACAATTTCACCGGTGCATTGGCCGCTTCGGATGCCGACCAGTACTTCAAGAAGCAATACATCAATCTGAACTACACCCTGCCTATCGCCGAAGACCAGTCGCTGAACTTCGACTTCAACGGTTATAAAACCGAAGGCGAGAAGCGTGGCAACCTGGTCAGCGCCATTGGCGACGAAACCCCTGACAACGACACCCGTGGCGTAGACAACAAACTGTGGTCCCTGGCAGCAGCCTACAGCCTCGGCGCGCACAAGTTCACCATCGCTCACCAGCGCTCCAGCGGCGACAATGCCTACTACTATGGCGTTGACGGCAATAGCACCATCTTCGTTGCCAACTCCATTCAGATCTCCGACTTCGTGGGCCGTGAAGAACGCTCCTGGCAAGCTCGTTACGACCTGAACATGAAGACTTATGGCGTTCCTGGCCTGAGCTTCATGACCCGCTACGTGAAGGGTGACAACATCAAGACCAACGGTCTGGGTGAAGGTAAAGAAAACGAGTGGAACGCCGAGTCCAAGTACGTGATCCAGGAAGGTCCAGCCAAGGATCTGTCGTTCCGTCTGCGTTACGCCATGTACCGTTCGAACGGCGCGTACAGCGGCTACGCGTCTGACAACAACGACACCCGTCTGATCGTCGAGTACCCACTGAACATCCTCTAA
- a CDS encoding mechanosensitive ion channel family protein yields MDLNAEVDNLVKASQAWIPMIMEYGSRVLLAVITLAIGWWLINKVTQKLGGLLALRNADLALQGFISSLANIILKVLLIVSVASMIGVETTSFVAAIGAAGLAIGLALQGSLANFAGGVLILLFRPFRIGDWIEAQGVAGTVDSIQIFHTVLRTGDNKTIIVPNGNLSNGIITNTNRQPTRKVVFDVGVDYEADLQKARQVLLDLAKDERVLQDPAPQAVISTLGDSSITVSLRVWVKTADYWDVMFMFNEQSRDRLKTAGIDIPFPQRVIRVVQESAVQ; encoded by the coding sequence ATGGATTTGAATGCTGAGGTAGACAACCTGGTCAAGGCGTCCCAGGCGTGGATTCCGATGATCATGGAATACGGCAGTCGCGTGCTGCTGGCAGTGATTACCCTGGCCATCGGCTGGTGGCTGATCAACAAGGTCACGCAAAAACTCGGCGGTCTGCTGGCCCTGCGCAATGCCGACCTGGCGCTGCAAGGCTTCATCAGCAGTCTGGCGAACATCATCCTCAAGGTGCTGCTGATTGTCAGCGTCGCTTCGATGATCGGCGTGGAAACCACCTCGTTCGTGGCCGCGATCGGTGCGGCCGGTCTGGCGATCGGTCTGGCATTGCAAGGTAGCCTGGCGAATTTCGCCGGCGGCGTGTTGATTCTGTTGTTCCGTCCATTCCGCATCGGTGACTGGATCGAAGCGCAAGGTGTGGCGGGTACGGTCGACAGCATCCAGATTTTCCACACCGTGCTGCGTACCGGTGACAACAAGACCATCATCGTCCCGAACGGCAATCTGTCGAACGGCATCATCACCAATACCAACCGTCAGCCAACCCGCAAAGTGGTGTTCGACGTGGGTGTGGATTACGAAGCAGATCTGCAAAAGGCCCGTCAGGTGCTGCTGGATCTGGCCAAGGATGAGCGCGTATTGCAGGACCCTGCGCCACAAGCGGTCATTTCGACGTTGGGTGACAGTTCGATCACTGTTTCCCTGCGTGTGTGGGTTAAAACTGCAGACTATTGGGACGTGATGTTCATGTTTAACGAACAGTCGCGTGACCGTTTGAAAACTGCCGGTATTGATATTCCGTTTCCACAGCGGGTTATTCGAGTAGTTCAGGAATCGGCTGTTCAGTAA
- a CDS encoding YajQ family cyclic di-GMP-binding protein yields MPSFDVVSELDKHELTNAVENAVKELDRRYDLKGKGSFEFKEKDLTVNLTAEAGFQLEAMIEILKLALTKRKIDVQCLEVKDAYASGKLMKQDAILKEGIDKELAKKIVAHIKDAKLKVQAAIQGEQVRVTGKKRDDLQEAIAALRAKEFGMPLQFNNFRD; encoded by the coding sequence ATGCCGTCGTTCGACGTGGTATCCGAACTGGACAAACACGAGCTGACCAACGCGGTCGAGAACGCCGTGAAGGAACTCGATCGTCGCTATGACCTGAAAGGCAAGGGCAGCTTCGAGTTCAAGGAAAAGGACCTGACCGTCAACCTGACCGCTGAAGCCGGGTTCCAGCTGGAAGCGATGATCGAGATCCTGAAGCTGGCCCTGACCAAGCGCAAGATCGATGTGCAGTGCCTTGAAGTCAAAGATGCTTACGCCTCGGGCAAGTTGATGAAGCAGGACGCCATTCTCAAAGAAGGCATCGACAAGGAGCTGGCGAAGAAAATCGTCGCTCACATTAAGGACGCCAAGCTCAAGGTGCAGGCCGCCATTCAGGGCGAGCAGGTGCGTGTGACCGGCAAGAAGCGTGATGACCTGCAGGAAGCCATCGCGGCCCTGCGCGCCAAGGAATTCGGCATGCCACTGCAGTTCAACAACTTCCGCGACTAA